In Pseudoalteromonas translucida KMM 520, the following are encoded in one genomic region:
- a CDS encoding DUF1294 domain-containing protein, translating to MIKKALLLFSIGFLCVLTVGGLFGYWPTITASVYVFMSTITILVYKWDKRLAMSKKQPVVRVPERTLHLLALLCGWPGALIAQQWFRHKSQKRVFIAVLWFTIIINCSALFGAYYYWQLG from the coding sequence TTGATTAAAAAAGCATTATTACTTTTTTCTATTGGTTTTTTATGTGTATTAACCGTAGGAGGGCTGTTTGGCTATTGGCCTACTATTACCGCAAGTGTGTACGTATTTATGAGTACAATTACCATTTTAGTTTATAAGTGGGACAAGCGTTTAGCCATGAGTAAAAAACAGCCTGTGGTGAGAGTGCCAGAGCGTACTTTACATCTATTAGCGTTATTATGTGGCTGGCCGGGGGCGTTAATCGCTCAGCAATGGTTTAGGCATAAATCACAAAAACGTGTTTTTATAGCCGTACTTTGGTTTACCATAATTATTAACTGCAGTGCGTTATTTGGTGCCTACTATTATTGGCAACTAGGGTAA
- a CDS encoding DsrE family protein, with protein sequence MFVSLPVFANDLEPAIKDFGFFYNVPSHAPIAQNTHFKIAFDIGKGAQKGEQNNGMNSLARFINMHIAHGIKPENIELALVIHGSASVDVLDNNTYKNRFEVDNKNQSLIEQLLANNTVVYVCGQSATHYKVAPEQLIKGVKMSLSAMTAHAQLQQQGYTLNPF encoded by the coding sequence ATGTTTGTAAGCCTGCCAGTATTTGCGAATGACTTAGAGCCCGCAATAAAAGACTTTGGCTTTTTTTATAATGTACCTTCACATGCCCCAATAGCGCAAAATACACATTTTAAAATTGCCTTTGATATTGGTAAAGGCGCGCAAAAGGGTGAGCAAAATAATGGTATGAATTCTTTAGCGCGGTTTATTAATATGCATATAGCACATGGTATTAAACCAGAAAATATAGAGCTGGCACTCGTAATTCATGGCAGTGCAAGCGTAGATGTGCTTGATAATAATACTTATAAAAACCGCTTTGAAGTCGATAACAAAAATCAAAGCTTAATTGAGCAATTACTTGCTAATAATACGGTGGTTTATGTATGTGGACAGTCGGCCACGCATTATAAAGTAGCTCCTGAACAGTTAATAAAGGGCGTAAAAATGTCGTTATCGGCAATGACAGCACATGCGCAGTTACAACAGCAGGGCTATACGCTAAACCCCTTTTAA
- a CDS encoding metalloregulator ArsR/SmtB family transcription factor has translation MEQFNPLQFYKCLADDTRLKAILLIADQQELCVCELVAALNLSQPKVSRHLAQLRQCGLLTDRKQNQWVYYSINKALPDWAQTVITQTRVATASFYKNDLERLNAMGNRPERCC, from the coding sequence ATGGAACAATTCAACCCCCTGCAATTTTATAAATGCCTAGCGGACGATACACGTTTAAAGGCCATACTGCTTATTGCTGATCAGCAAGAGTTATGTGTTTGCGAATTAGTTGCGGCACTTAATTTAAGCCAACCTAAAGTGTCACGTCATTTAGCACAGCTTCGCCAGTGCGGATTGCTTACAGATCGAAAACAAAACCAATGGGTGTACTACAGTATTAATAAGGCGCTACCAGATTGGGCACAAACGGTAATTACACAAACACGTGTTGCAACAGCATCATTTTATAAAAATGATTTAGAGCGCTTAAATGCTATGGGTAATCGCCCTGAGCGCTGTTGCTAA
- a CDS encoding MarR family winged helix-turn-helix transcriptional regulator → MSFEQLKLKNQLCHRLYMASNSIARAYREPLAELNLTYPQYVVMMALWEQDQITIAELINNTAIDGGAMTQILKKMTDKSLLAVVKDKHDKRKRLVQLTHQGQSLKLKAADIPSKVLCKFNNVNTEQAKQLMQLLDLVVNDLSN, encoded by the coding sequence ATGTCGTTTGAGCAGTTAAAATTAAAAAATCAGTTATGTCATCGTTTATATATGGCATCTAATAGTATTGCTCGCGCTTATAGGGAGCCTTTAGCTGAGCTTAATTTAACTTATCCGCAGTATGTAGTAATGATGGCACTGTGGGAGCAAGACCAAATAACCATTGCCGAGCTTATAAATAACACCGCAATTGATGGCGGTGCCATGACCCAAATACTAAAAAAAATGACCGATAAGTCATTACTTGCCGTAGTAAAAGACAAGCACGACAAGCGCAAGCGTTTAGTACAACTCACTCACCAGGGGCAATCACTAAAGCTAAAAGCGGCTGATATACCCAGCAAAGTGCTGTGTAAATTTAATAACGTAAATACAGAGCAAGCAAAACAACTAATGCAATTACTCGACTTAGTCGTTAACGATTTATCTAATTAA
- a CDS encoding ArsJ-associated glyceraldehyde-3-phosphate dehydrogenase, with the protein MTIKVGINGFGRMGRLTLRAAVDWPDIEFIKVNDIAGDAKTHAHLLEFDSVHGRLHHPVTATNNIIEVGKHNITVSNHKTINDNDWSGCDVVIEASGKMKTTQLLNAYLAQGVKRVVVTAPVKEEGILNIVLGVNDHLYKPSEHKIVTAASCTTNCLAPIVKVLQQKVGIKHGSITTIHSITNTQTIIDAPHKDLRRARSCGTSLIPTTTGSATAITHIFPELKGKLNGHAVRVPLTNASITDCVFELQRSVSEDEVNGWFKNAANNELKGILGYEEKPLVSIDYATDPRSSIIDALSTMVINNTQLKLYAWYDNEWGYANRTAELMLKVGLSDQSS; encoded by the coding sequence ATGACCATTAAAGTAGGTATTAACGGTTTTGGCCGTATGGGGCGTTTAACGCTGCGCGCAGCGGTTGACTGGCCAGATATAGAGTTTATAAAAGTAAATGATATAGCGGGCGATGCTAAAACCCATGCCCATTTATTGGAGTTTGACTCAGTGCATGGGCGTTTACATCATCCTGTTACAGCCACTAATAATATTATTGAGGTTGGCAAACACAATATAACTGTAAGCAACCATAAAACCATTAACGACAACGATTGGTCTGGTTGCGATGTAGTAATAGAAGCTAGCGGTAAAATGAAAACGACCCAGTTACTAAATGCGTATTTAGCCCAAGGAGTTAAACGCGTGGTGGTGACTGCACCGGTAAAAGAAGAGGGCATTTTAAATATAGTATTAGGGGTGAACGATCATCTTTATAAGCCAAGTGAGCACAAAATAGTTACTGCGGCCTCCTGTACCACTAACTGCTTAGCGCCTATTGTGAAGGTACTGCAACAAAAAGTGGGAATAAAACACGGCTCCATAACCACTATTCACAGTATTACTAATACGCAAACCATTATTGACGCACCACATAAAGACCTACGCAGAGCACGTTCTTGTGGCACAAGTTTAATACCAACAACAACAGGTAGCGCAACAGCCATTACGCATATTTTTCCTGAGCTTAAAGGTAAATTAAACGGCCATGCTGTACGTGTACCACTTACAAATGCTTCAATTACCGATTGTGTGTTTGAACTGCAGCGCAGCGTTAGTGAAGATGAAGTAAATGGCTGGTTTAAAAATGCGGCTAATAACGAGCTTAAAGGTATTTTAGGTTACGAGGAAAAGCCACTGGTATCGATTGATTACGCAACCGATCCACGCAGCAGCATAATAGATGCGCTTTCCACTATGGTAATTAACAACACACAGCTTAAATTATACGCTTGGTACGATAACGAGTGGGGCTATGCAAATCGTACTGCAGAGCTAATGCTAAAAGTTGGTTTAAGTGATCAATCAAGTTAA
- a CDS encoding TetR/AcrR family transcriptional regulator: MANKIKFERESVVRLASQLFWEKGFHATSTRDLQEAINMRPGSIYSAFGSKEGLYIESLRDYTVQMESQIKECLSTSDTILGGLRAFVEDVITKKESAPSAICMLVKANCEFADKDSNLYQLSLDLIDKFENYLSVLFEQAIAKNELSNNISAQEYARFFEVQFTGLRGYFNRPGVESLAQPMIDQMFKIIKSL; encoded by the coding sequence ATGGCGAATAAAATTAAGTTTGAGCGTGAGTCTGTTGTCCGCCTTGCAAGTCAGCTATTTTGGGAAAAAGGTTTTCATGCAACGTCGACGCGTGATTTACAAGAAGCCATTAATATGCGACCTGGCAGTATCTACTCTGCTTTTGGCTCTAAGGAAGGGCTTTATATTGAGTCTTTAAGAGACTACACAGTACAAATGGAGAGCCAAATTAAAGAATGCCTATCCACATCAGACACTATTTTGGGTGGGCTGCGCGCTTTTGTTGAAGATGTAATAACAAAAAAAGAAAGTGCACCTAGTGCTATTTGTATGCTGGTAAAGGCCAACTGTGAATTTGCAGATAAGGACAGCAATTTATATCAACTAAGCTTAGATTTAATTGATAAATTTGAAAACTACCTTTCGGTTCTTTTTGAACAAGCAATAGCAAAAAATGAGTTAAGTAATAATATATCTGCGCAAGAGTATGCACGCTTTTTTGAAGTACAGTTTACTGGTTTACGTGGTTATTTTAATCGCCCGGGTGTTGAGTCACTGGCTCAGCCAATGATAGATCAAATGTTTAAGATCATAAAAAGCTTATAA
- the astB gene encoding N-succinylarginine dihydrolase, protein MPALEVNFDGLVGPTHNYAGLSYGNVASLNNAANFSNPQEAVLQGLEKMKAMHDKGLTQGVFAPHARPDLNILRRLGFSGNDAQVINKAFNADPILLRACYSASAMWTANAATVSPSPDTTDGKVHFTAANLNNKFHRSLEPATTTRLLKAMFNNQNHFVHHTHLPDQGFFGDEGAANHTRFCDSHGEQGLEMFVFGASAFNSHLPKPVKFPARQTLEASEAICRLHNLKDTSQILLQQNPDVIDQGVFHNDVIAVGNANVLLCHQQAFLNQQQALQDIREAYIGNKQFYIIEVPTSKVSIQDAVSSYLFNSQLVSLSDGSMLLVAPKECQRNSAVNDYIEEMIMADNPINQVRFFDLRQSMQNGGGPACLRLRVALNEQELAAVNPDVILTDTKYTQLCDWAQRNYRDQLGAKDFADPALLSESYQALDELTQLLNLGSVYDFQLEG, encoded by the coding sequence ATGCCTGCCTTAGAAGTTAATTTTGATGGCTTAGTTGGCCCTACTCACAATTATGCGGGGTTATCGTATGGTAACGTTGCTTCGTTAAATAACGCTGCTAACTTTTCAAACCCCCAAGAGGCAGTGCTTCAAGGCCTTGAAAAAATGAAAGCCATGCACGATAAAGGCTTAACTCAAGGTGTATTTGCACCCCATGCACGCCCCGACTTAAATATACTGCGCCGCCTAGGGTTTAGCGGTAACGACGCGCAAGTTATTAATAAAGCTTTTAACGCCGATCCTATTTTATTACGCGCATGTTATTCAGCCTCAGCAATGTGGACAGCAAACGCCGCTACTGTGTCGCCATCGCCCGATACAACCGATGGTAAAGTGCACTTTACCGCTGCAAATTTAAACAATAAGTTTCATCGCTCGTTAGAGCCTGCCACCACAACGCGGTTGTTAAAAGCAATGTTTAATAACCAAAACCACTTTGTGCATCATACCCATTTACCCGATCAAGGCTTTTTTGGTGATGAAGGTGCAGCAAACCACACCCGTTTTTGCGACAGCCATGGCGAGCAAGGCCTAGAAATGTTTGTGTTTGGGGCCAGTGCATTTAACAGCCATTTACCAAAACCGGTTAAATTTCCTGCAAGGCAAACACTCGAAGCCTCTGAAGCTATTTGCCGCTTACATAATTTAAAAGATACCAGCCAAATTTTACTGCAGCAAAACCCAGATGTGATTGACCAAGGGGTTTTTCATAACGACGTTATTGCAGTAGGTAATGCCAACGTACTGCTGTGTCATCAGCAAGCATTTTTAAATCAGCAGCAAGCATTGCAAGATATTCGTGAAGCCTACATTGGTAATAAACAATTTTATATTATTGAAGTACCTACAAGTAAAGTAAGTATTCAAGATGCAGTTAGTAGTTATTTATTTAACAGCCAGCTAGTAAGCCTAAGTGATGGCTCTATGTTATTAGTAGCGCCAAAAGAGTGCCAACGTAATAGCGCGGTTAACGACTACATTGAAGAAATGATCATGGCCGATAATCCTATAAACCAAGTACGCTTTTTTGATTTACGCCAAAGTATGCAAAATGGCGGCGGCCCAGCTTGCTTACGTTTACGGGTTGCTTTAAACGAGCAAGAACTCGCTGCAGTAAACCCAGACGTTATTTTAACCGACACTAAATACACGCAACTGTGTGATTGGGCACAACGTAACTACCGCGATCAATTAGGCGCTAAAGACTTCGCCGACCCAGCACTGCTGAGCGAAAGTTACCAAGCACTTGATGAGCTAACTCAACTACTTAATTTAGGCTCAGTGTACGACTTTCAACTAGAAGGTTAA
- a CDS encoding mechanosensitive ion channel family protein, whose product MKDKLLAFWQSHSETIITLGYKVILALVILIASGVIARAVKRAVNGSKSPLNKLDKTLLPIISRLASYLVYIIGSLFILDIFGVNTASLVALMAAAGLAIGLALKSTLSNIAAGIMLLILRPFKVGDFIDASGTSGTVSEINLFTTIFKTTDGLYIASPNGKVWGGNIKNFTRNGKRRMDIVVGISYADSIDDGLNVLKQIASSEERLLAEPAPKVMVVSIAESSVNLQLRAWTVNGDYWQTVWDLNKRVKESIEQAGLTIPFPQRTLHLPESLATSVTVNKDTAKVD is encoded by the coding sequence ATGAAAGATAAACTTTTAGCATTTTGGCAAAGCCATTCAGAAACAATAATCACTTTAGGATACAAAGTGATTCTAGCGTTGGTGATTTTAATTGCCAGTGGCGTAATTGCCCGCGCTGTTAAAAGAGCAGTTAATGGCTCTAAATCGCCGCTCAATAAATTAGATAAAACTTTGCTGCCCATTATCTCTCGCCTTGCCAGTTACTTGGTTTATATAATTGGCTCGTTATTTATTTTAGATATTTTTGGGGTTAATACCGCCAGTTTAGTGGCGCTAATGGCCGCTGCAGGTTTAGCAATTGGTTTGGCATTAAAAAGCACATTAAGTAATATAGCTGCAGGTATTATGTTATTAATACTAAGACCTTTTAAAGTCGGTGATTTTATTGATGCCAGTGGTACATCGGGTACGGTGAGCGAAATTAACTTATTCACTACTATTTTTAAAACCACCGACGGCCTTTATATAGCCTCTCCTAACGGCAAAGTGTGGGGTGGTAATATTAAAAACTTTACCCGTAACGGCAAAAGACGCATGGATATTGTAGTGGGTATTTCGTATGCCGATTCAATAGACGATGGCTTAAATGTACTTAAACAAATAGCCAGCTCAGAAGAGCGCTTATTAGCAGAACCAGCGCCAAAAGTAATGGTGGTATCTATAGCCGAAAGTTCGGTAAACCTGCAATTACGTGCATGGACTGTAAATGGTGATTACTGGCAAACAGTGTGGGATCTTAATAAACGCGTTAAAGAGTCTATTGAGCAAGCAGGGCTAACAATTCCATTCCCACAGCGCACTTTGCACTTACCTGAGTCGCTAGCAACAAGCGTTACAGTTAATAAAGACACTGCAAAGGTAGATTAA
- a CDS encoding carboxymuconolactone decarboxylase family protein, translated as MTEFTLYTAENAPEESKSLMADSVAAFGMVPNLHAVMAEAPTLLKGYQVLHELFQNTSFNAEELTVVWQSINVEHNCHYCVPAHSAIAASMKVDQGIVDSLVNKTPLADPKLEALRETTLAMARDRGVISDEQIERFFAAGYGKQQLLEIIVGLSQKVMSNYTNHLANTPVDEPFKKFIK; from the coding sequence ATGACAGAATTTACTTTATATACAGCAGAAAATGCACCTGAAGAATCAAAATCTCTTATGGCCGATTCAGTAGCTGCGTTTGGTATGGTACCGAACCTACATGCAGTAATGGCAGAAGCACCTACTTTACTTAAAGGTTATCAAGTACTACATGAGCTGTTTCAAAATACGTCATTTAATGCTGAAGAATTAACGGTTGTATGGCAATCAATTAACGTTGAACATAACTGTCATTATTGTGTGCCAGCCCACAGTGCTATTGCAGCATCAATGAAAGTTGATCAAGGTATAGTTGATTCGCTAGTAAATAAAACACCACTTGCTGATCCTAAACTTGAAGCACTTCGTGAAACAACACTTGCAATGGCTCGCGACCGCGGTGTGATCAGTGATGAGCAAATTGAAAGATTTTTTGCAGCGGGTTATGGCAAGCAACAACTGCTTGAAATTATTGTAGGCTTATCGCAAAAAGTAATGAGCAACTACACTAACCACCTTGCAAATACGCCAGTTGATGAACCATTTAAAAAATTCATAAAATAG
- a CDS encoding organic hydroperoxide resistance protein, with protein sequence MNVLQNVAYTAKATATGGREGTAKSDDGRLNVDLSTPKGLGGDDGKGTNPEQLFAAGYAACFIGALKFVAGSEKITLPSDTHINSEVSIGAIDGGFGIAVKLAVSLGDMDKAQAQELVDKAHLVCPYSNATRGNIEVELSVI encoded by the coding sequence ATGAATGTATTACAAAACGTTGCCTATACAGCAAAAGCAACTGCAACCGGTGGCCGTGAAGGCACTGCTAAATCTGATGATGGTCGTTTAAATGTAGATTTATCAACTCCTAAAGGCTTAGGCGGCGATGATGGTAAAGGGACTAACCCTGAACAGCTATTTGCAGCAGGTTACGCGGCATGCTTTATTGGTGCACTTAAATTTGTAGCGGGCAGCGAGAAAATTACTCTGCCAAGTGACACGCACATTAACTCAGAAGTGTCGATTGGCGCTATTGACGGTGGTTTTGGTATTGCAGTTAAGCTAGCGGTGTCGCTGGGTGATATGGATAAAGCGCAAGCACAGGAGCTTGTAGATAAAGCGCACTTAGTATGCCCATATTCAAACGCAACACGCGGCAATATTGAAGTTGAGCTGTCGGTTATTTAA
- the arsJ gene encoding organoarsenical effux MFS transporter ArsJ, translated as MFAQLANLPSSLKQYFIITGNYWAFTLTDGALRMLVVLYFHQLGYGALAIAMLFLFYEIFGVITNLVGGWLGAQLGLNKTMNIGLGLQILALAMLCVPTDWLTVAYVMAAQALSGIAKDLNKMSAKSAIKYLVPQNSSGQSQLYKWVAILTGSKNTLKGVGFFLGGVLLTLFSFVGALFTLIVLLSFAWVISLVFLKGDIGKAKNKPKFKTLFSKSRAINLLSAARLCLFASRDVWFVVALPVYLATQFNWNHTWVSGVMALWVIAYGVVQSQAPRITGQVITSGFNTVNKAYKWVTLLCIVTGALALLMQFNSAVNYTLIVGLFIFGGVFAVNSSLHSYLIVSFASSDGVSLDVGFYYMANAMGRLLGTVLSGWVFQLYGLVACLWVSVCLLIMAAIATAFLAKHEG; from the coding sequence ATGTTTGCGCAACTAGCTAACTTACCAAGCTCACTAAAACAGTATTTTATCATTACCGGCAATTATTGGGCTTTTACTTTAACCGATGGTGCACTGCGAATGTTAGTGGTGCTGTATTTTCATCAGTTAGGTTATGGCGCATTAGCGATTGCTATGTTGTTTTTGTTTTACGAAATATTTGGCGTGATCACTAATTTAGTGGGGGGATGGTTAGGAGCGCAACTTGGCTTAAATAAAACCATGAATATTGGCTTAGGGCTGCAAATACTTGCGCTTGCTATGCTTTGCGTGCCAACAGATTGGTTAACGGTTGCTTATGTAATGGCAGCACAAGCGTTAAGTGGGATTGCCAAAGATTTAAATAAAATGAGCGCCAAAAGTGCTATTAAATATTTGGTGCCGCAAAACAGCAGCGGGCAAAGTCAATTATATAAATGGGTTGCCATACTTACAGGCTCTAAAAATACATTAAAAGGAGTGGGCTTCTTTTTAGGTGGGGTACTGCTTACTTTATTTAGTTTTGTTGGTGCGTTGTTTACTTTAATCGTTTTATTGAGTTTTGCCTGGGTTATAAGTTTAGTATTTTTAAAAGGCGATATAGGTAAGGCTAAAAACAAACCTAAATTTAAAACGTTATTCTCTAAATCTCGTGCTATTAATTTACTTAGCGCAGCACGATTGTGTTTATTTGCCTCGCGAGACGTGTGGTTTGTAGTGGCTCTGCCTGTGTACTTAGCCACGCAATTTAACTGGAACCATACTTGGGTTAGTGGCGTTATGGCACTGTGGGTAATAGCGTATGGGGTAGTGCAATCGCAAGCACCGCGAATTACCGGGCAAGTTATTACCTCTGGTTTTAATACAGTTAATAAAGCATATAAGTGGGTTACGCTATTGTGCATTGTAACTGGCGCTTTAGCACTGCTAATGCAATTTAATAGTGCGGTAAATTATACGCTTATAGTGGGCTTATTTATTTTTGGTGGGGTGTTTGCTGTTAACTCATCGCTACATAGTTATTTAATAGTGAGCTTTGCCAGCAGTGATGGTGTGTCGCTCGATGTGGGTTTTTATTACATGGCCAATGCCATGGGGCGCTTACTGGGTACTGTGCTTTCTGGTTGGGTATTTCAGCTTTATGGGTTAGTGGCGTGTTTATGGGTAAGTGTTTGCCTACTCATTATGGCTGCAATAGCCACCGCTTTTTTGGCTAAACATGAAGGCTAA
- a CDS encoding methyl-accepting chemotaxis protein, which produces MREIALAKKLLWLSVGSIFITVLVLSSILWWQLSLSNKDLAAKSEEYIVAEVEEKLNANAAVYGERIAGFINEAYRIPYTLAALLGDAAQKNSLNRDTVVSINHAIIEKNTLLSSVYSQFEANAFDGQDAYFQQGYKHSVDGAGTLEVYITRDENGVIEQQKVANAADKYITTLNEFGIREAHWYLCAKDTLKPCIMEPYLYEIPSGDSVMLTSLTVPILKSGQFIGITGADLTLPIFQTMTEQLSKQLYNGKAKVTLLSDLGLVVGSSHYKSKLGRPFKEAVNAVTINNLEKLKDNSGIFKANDQYLVNYPINIKLANKQWSLIIEVPAELALAGPQALSQNMQQTAQSLGVIILITGLAIAVVAFIVMKLVIGSIVAPLQQIQQRVDNLASSEGDLTHTLHVESHAELIALADGFNRFLTKLRVLISQLKDVSDQTKQQGEIAQHIAIDTKHNVQAQFHEIESVVTAMNEMSATALEVARASEQSAQQAGEINSLVVSSETSLSSAMSQVKTMSEEIKEANQAVQKVASRSNDITQILDVIRTISEQTNLLALNAAIEAARAGDHGRGFAVVADEVRALASKTRSSTDDISRLIDSLLLEVGNASTVIEKGVVRAQSAVDETSVAFDALHSVVVKVDEITNQITHIATAAEEQSLVSEEINRNLTLISDAASQLSDLSSQAGDSSEVLNKLVAQQDSELNKLKT; this is translated from the coding sequence ATGCGGGAAATAGCGTTAGCGAAAAAGTTATTGTGGCTCTCTGTGGGCAGTATATTTATAACTGTATTAGTACTTTCGAGTATTTTATGGTGGCAGTTGTCATTAAGTAATAAAGATTTAGCGGCCAAGTCTGAAGAGTATATAGTTGCTGAAGTAGAAGAAAAACTTAATGCAAACGCGGCTGTTTACGGTGAAAGAATAGCTGGGTTTATTAACGAAGCCTACCGAATTCCCTATACATTGGCAGCATTACTTGGCGACGCAGCACAGAAAAATAGCTTAAACCGAGATACGGTGGTAAGTATTAACCACGCTATTATTGAAAAAAACACTCTTTTATCATCGGTTTACTCACAGTTTGAAGCCAATGCTTTTGACGGCCAAGACGCCTATTTTCAGCAAGGTTATAAACACTCTGTTGATGGTGCTGGCACACTTGAAGTATATATTACCCGCGACGAAAACGGTGTTATTGAGCAGCAAAAGGTAGCTAACGCCGCAGATAAATACATAACAACACTTAATGAGTTTGGTATTCGAGAGGCGCATTGGTATTTATGTGCTAAAGACACACTTAAGCCGTGTATAATGGAACCCTACCTATACGAAATTCCCTCTGGCGATTCGGTTATGCTAACGTCTTTAACAGTACCTATTTTAAAATCAGGTCAGTTTATTGGTATTACTGGCGCTGACTTAACGCTACCTATTTTTCAAACCATGACAGAGCAGCTTTCTAAGCAACTTTATAATGGCAAAGCAAAAGTAACCTTGCTGAGTGATTTGGGCTTAGTGGTTGGTAGCAGTCATTATAAATCTAAATTAGGGCGTCCTTTTAAAGAAGCTGTTAACGCAGTAACGATTAATAATTTAGAAAAGCTAAAAGATAACAGTGGTATTTTTAAAGCTAACGATCAGTATTTAGTTAATTACCCAATTAATATTAAGCTTGCTAATAAGCAGTGGTCGTTAATTATAGAAGTACCAGCAGAGCTTGCACTGGCAGGGCCGCAAGCACTTTCGCAAAATATGCAGCAAACTGCGCAGTCACTAGGGGTTATTATTTTAATAACCGGTTTAGCAATTGCAGTTGTTGCTTTTATTGTTATGAAGCTAGTTATTGGCAGTATTGTTGCCCCACTGCAGCAAATTCAGCAACGCGTTGATAACCTTGCCAGCTCAGAGGGCGACTTAACCCATACACTACATGTAGAGTCGCATGCAGAGTTAATAGCATTAGCCGATGGCTTTAATCGATTTTTAACTAAGCTTAGAGTGCTAATTTCACAGCTAAAAGATGTGTCTGATCAAACTAAGCAGCAAGGCGAAATTGCCCAGCATATTGCTATTGATACTAAACATAATGTACAGGCGCAATTTCACGAAATTGAAAGCGTAGTTACCGCAATGAACGAAATGAGTGCAACTGCGCTTGAAGTTGCACGCGCATCAGAACAATCGGCGCAACAAGCGGGTGAAATTAATAGCTTAGTGGTAAGTAGTGAAACGAGTTTGTCATCAGCCATGAGCCAAGTTAAAACCATGTCTGAGGAAATAAAAGAAGCCAACCAAGCGGTGCAAAAAGTGGCGTCGCGCAGTAACGATATAACGCAAATTTTAGATGTGATTCGTACTATTTCAGAGCAAACTAATTTACTTGCGCTAAATGCTGCAATTGAAGCTGCACGAGCGGGTGATCATGGTCGAGGCTTTGCGGTTGTTGCAGACGAAGTACGTGCACTGGCGTCAAAAACGCGCTCATCAACCGATGATATTAGCCGATTAATTGATAGCTTGTTGCTTGAAGTAGGTAATGCCTCAACGGTTATCGAAAAAGGCGTAGTACGGGCTCAAAGTGCAGTTGATGAAACTTCAGTTGCGTTTGATGCACTGCATAGCGTGGTAGTTAAAGTGGACGAAATTACCAATCAAATTACGCATATTGCTACCGCAGCCGAAGAGCAAAGCTTAGTGAGCGAAGAAATAAACCGTAATTTAACGCTGATCTCAGATGCGGCTTCGCAATTATCTGATTTATCTTCGCAAGCAGGCGACAGCAGTGAAGTACTTAATAAATTGGTTGCGCAACAAGACTCAGAACTTAATAAGTTAAAAACGTAA
- a CDS encoding SGNH/GDSL hydrolase family protein codes for MIKNILCFGDSNTWGFNPQTGKRFDATVRWPAKLAVKLGVNFTIIEAGQPNRTLVNNSPFAGELSGVTYLQSYLNELKIDLIIIDLGANDLKKRFNLNVHDIAAGLTALIDSILNYYKQCARLSKNFNT; via the coding sequence ATGATAAAAAATATATTATGCTTTGGGGATTCCAATACTTGGGGTTTCAATCCGCAAACAGGAAAACGATTTGATGCTACAGTACGCTGGCCTGCAAAGCTTGCTGTAAAGTTAGGGGTTAATTTTACAATAATAGAAGCTGGGCAGCCTAACCGTACTTTAGTAAATAACTCACCGTTTGCAGGTGAGTTATCGGGCGTGACTTATTTACAGTCTTACTTAAATGAACTTAAAATAGATTTAATTATTATAGACTTAGGTGCTAACGATCTGAAAAAACGGTTTAATTTAAATGTTCACGATATTGCCGCTGGGTTAACAGCATTAATAGATTCAATATTGAATTATTATAAGCAATGCGCCAGGCTCTCCAAAAATTTTAATACTTAG